From a region of the Halobacteriovorax sp. HLS genome:
- a CDS encoding YceI family protein: MKLSLLLLFFTFPSLANCYQLDNKSVSIKWTSYKTAKKVGVSGTFKKVTFKTDKKQKSINSILKSAHFSIDTDSVSTKDLGRDKKIAKFFFSTMTGGSKITGKTKELKKKSIVMTFNINGKSVDVPLSYSVKKNSLEAKGVIDVFDFSLNKQLAALNKACFAKHEGKTWNDVAIQINAKFNKCK; this comes from the coding sequence ATGAAACTATCACTATTATTACTTTTTTTTACTTTTCCAAGTTTAGCAAACTGCTATCAACTAGATAACAAATCAGTCTCTATAAAATGGACCTCTTACAAAACGGCCAAAAAGGTTGGAGTTAGTGGAACTTTTAAGAAAGTTACTTTCAAAACAGACAAGAAACAAAAATCAATTAATAGTATTTTAAAATCTGCTCATTTCTCAATTGATACGGACTCAGTTTCAACAAAAGACCTAGGTAGAGATAAGAAAATAGCGAAATTCTTCTTCTCAACAATGACAGGTGGAAGTAAGATTACAGGAAAGACAAAAGAGTTAAAAAAGAAGTCAATCGTTATGACTTTTAATATTAATGGCAAGAGTGTTGATGTACCGCTAAGCTATTCTGTGAAAAAGAACTCACTAGAAGCAAAGGGTGTCATAGATGTTTTCGACTTTTCTTTAAATAAGCAACTAGCTGCTTTAAATAAAGCATGCTTTGCAAAGCATGAAGGAAAAACATGGAATGACGTTGCTATTCAAATAAATGCAAAATTTAACAAGTGTAAGTAA